The DNA window GGCGAACTGCGCGATCATCCGGCGGGTCACGCTCGGCGCCAACAGGGCGTCGCCGGCCGCGACGACCCGCACGGCGTGGACGAGGTCCTCGGGGAGCGCGTCCTTCAGCAGGAACCCGCTCGCACCGGCTTGGAGCGCGTCGTAGACGTAGTCGTCGATGTCGAAGGTGGTGAGCATGATGATCCTGGGGATCTTCGCCGCCGGATACGCCGGCCCGAGGATGCGTTTGGTCGCCTCGATCCCGTCCATCTCGGGCATGCGCACGTCCATGAGGATCACGTCGGGGTCGAGGCGCGCGGACAGCTTCACGGCTTCCGCGCCGTTCGCCGCCTGACCGGTCACCCGGATGCCCTCGTGCGCGTCGAGGAGGGCGCCGAACCCGGCGCGGACCATGGCCTGGTCGTCGGCGATGAGGACGTCGATGGTCACTGGCGGTCCTTCGTGAAGACGGGTCGGGTGGAGGAGGTTGCGAAGCGCGATGGGGCCGGAGCGGCGACGGGCAGGGCCGCGACGACGAGCCAGCCGCCCTCGCCGTCCGGACCGGCGCTCAGGCTGCCGTCGAGGAGTGCGGCGCGTTCGAGCATGCCACGGAGCCCGTGTCCGGCCCCGTGCTCCCCAGCGGACCGGGCAGCCCCGTTGTGGATACGCAGGCGGACCGCATCGGGGTCGATGCCGACGGCCACCGTGACGCGCGCGCCGGGCGCGTGCCGCACCGCGTTGCTCATGGCCTCCTGGACGATGCGGAACGCCGCGATCTGGACGGATGGCGGGACGACGGTGTCGCCGGAGTCGCCCACCTCGAGGGTGATGTCGGCTCCCACTCGACGCAGCCCCTCCGCGAGGGCCGGAAGGTCGTCGATGCCCTGCTGCGGCGCGAGCTCGGCCGCCTGATCCTCCGTGCGCAGGACGCCGAGCAGGCGCCGCATCTCCACGAGCGACGCACGGGCGGTCGCCGCGATGTCGTCGAACTCGGCCGTGGCCTCGTCCGCGAGGCCCGGCACCCGGTACTTGGCGGTCGAGGCCTGCACCTGGATGACGGACATGCTGTGCGCGACGACGTCGTGCAGCTCTCGAGCGATCCGCGTGCGCTCCTCGACGAGCATCCGCCGGGACTGCTCGGCCGCCGAGACCTTTCGCTCCCGCGTGAGCTCCTCGCCGATGCGCACGCGCCCGGAGACGAGGAGCGCCACGAGGAACGCCACCGCGGCGATGGAGGACGCGACGATGAGGTCGGCGGCCATGGCGGTCGCGTCGGCCGCGGACGGGACGAGCAGCGCCGCGACGAGCGAGCCGGCGACGTTCACGAGCAGGGTGATGAGCCCGGGCAACCAGCCGTGCAGGAAGGTGACGGCCCCGACGAGGACGGCGAACGCGATGAGCGCCGGCACCGACCACGGCCACGGCCAGACCGGGTCGTGATCGGCTGAGGCGACGAGCGGGAGCACGAACGCGGCGGCGGAGAAGAGCGCGATCGCGACCCGGGGAAGCACGACGGAGAGGACCGGTGCGCCGCAGATCGCGGCTCCGAGGAGGAACGACGCCGGGAGCACCGTGCCGTAGAGGAGACTCTGGATCGGGACGAGGACGCTGAGGAGGACCACCCCGACGCCCGCGAGGACGAAGAGGACGACGGCGCGGCGCGAGGGGTCGAGCGTCGTGCGGTCCATGAGGGTCATTCTCCCACCGGCACCAGCACCGACCGGGCGTCGGCCTCGGCGTCCTCCCCGGCGTCGCTCGCTG is part of the Plantibacter sp. Leaf314 genome and encodes:
- a CDS encoding response regulator transcription factor, with translation MTIDVLIADDQAMVRAGFGALLDAHEGIRVTGQAANGAEAVKLSARLDPDVILMDVRMPEMDGIEATKRILGPAYPAAKIPRIIMLTTFDIDDYVYDALQAGASGFLLKDALPEDLVHAVRVVAAGDALLAPSVTRRMIAQFAAQKPRVGQGAARLAELTDREREVLVLIGNGHSNSEIAASLFIAEQTVKTHVGKVLAKVGARDRVQAVIFAYDTGLVAPA
- a CDS encoding sensor histidine kinase; the protein is MDRTTLDPSRRAVVLFVLAGVGVVLLSVLVPIQSLLYGTVLPASFLLGAAICGAPVLSVVLPRVAIALFSAAAFVLPLVASADHDPVWPWPWSVPALIAFAVLVGAVTFLHGWLPGLITLLVNVAGSLVAALLVPSAADATAMAADLIVASSIAAVAFLVALLVSGRVRIGEELTRERKVSAAEQSRRMLVEERTRIARELHDVVAHSMSVIQVQASTAKYRVPGLADEATAEFDDIAATARASLVEMRRLLGVLRTEDQAAELAPQQGIDDLPALAEGLRRVGADITLEVGDSGDTVVPPSVQIAAFRIVQEAMSNAVRHAPGARVTVAVGIDPDAVRLRIHNGAARSAGEHGAGHGLRGMLERAALLDGSLSAGPDGEGGWLVVAALPVAAPAPSRFATSSTRPVFTKDRQ